The Setaria italica strain Yugu1 chromosome IX, Setaria_italica_v2.0, whole genome shotgun sequence genome has a window encoding:
- the LOC101775682 gene encoding sphingomyelin phosphodiesterase 4 encodes MPPGADASSLAAAVLDAATPPAAAAATSRVLDYLARHAADHPRAFFADAFPSLLYRLFVSSPSSASFIDLAAADPALADLLLSLLAPSGPLLAAAAAADRLALIRFVFPNERLPDWLRLALASPAPTHPASPLLSARVASELHLSVLEYYLFWFAYYPVSSASPAGPAASASTSNPGLRSRSRLESWVSNLATTAIRKPGHKPESSLYLKLLYAYLTHFVPARTPPGRMVVGAGTLLHRTANDGVDAAESFARAEFLLHTLVQFWLVGDDFSPLPVQACQALGLRLPSRARAELSERPPSPGLGDAVKLLVMYLNCCDGHILVDGDARMLSEGIPVWSGVLDTQAAFWNPLIQRPLYRFVLRTFLFCPVGAAIKNAMQVFSVWLAYMEPWKVTQEELDGYGKQQAGKEQELQKSNMVYSSSWKTYVLSNYLFYSSMVVHLLGFAHKFIHSDVASVLLMVYKVLEVLSSSPELLDLLRKVDVSYHTGLVESSPPYDDVLKYVPSIREQLKDWEDGLSETDADGSFLHEHWNSDLRLFSYDENGAYNLLQLLLIRAESEILRLSGDTQQALQTLDSIKSQMKRVFQGQVERIHGNTSLEELHNQQQQMRGEVFTPKHPSSGKSSWADVKYRGEWMRRPISETEVAWLARILIRLSDWLNGALGLDCGDADDSPATASATYIRFDGNEVNTVGGPKDAARMAVVALCSVIAVVGQALLKFMRSHRVKINLRVFASKKLLPAAVVLYAVVAVTRNASG; translated from the exons atgccgccTGGGGCTGAcgcctcctccctcgccgccgccgtcctcgacgccgccacgcccccggccgccgccgccgccacatccCGAGTCCTCGACTACCtcgcccgccacgccgccgaccACCCGCGCGCCTTCTTCGCCGACGCCTTCCCCTCCCTGCTCTACCGCCTCTTcgtctcctccccctcctccgcctccttcatcgacctcgccgccgccgaccccgccctcgccgacctcctcctctccctcctcgcccCCTCCggcccgctcctcgccgccgccgccgcagcggacCGCCTCGCCCTCATCCGCTTCGTCTTCCCCAACGAGCGCCTCCCCGACTGGCTCCGCCTCGCGCTCgcttcccccgcccccacccaCCCCGCCTCGCCGCTTCTCTCCGCCCGCGTCGCCTCCGAGCTCCACCTCTCCGTCTTGGAGTACTACCTCTTCTGGTTCGCCTACTACCCCGTCTCCTCCGCATCCCCTGCCGGCCCCGCTGCATCTGCCTCCACCTCCAATCCAGGGCTCAGGTCGCGCTCCCGCCTCGAGAGCTGGGTCTCTAACCTCGCCACCACGGCCATCCGCAAGCCAGGCCACAAGCCCGAGAGCTCGCTGTACCTCAAGCTGCTCTACGCCTACCTCACCCACTTCGTGCCAGCACGCACACCACCGGGTCGGATGGTGGTTGGGGCCGGCACGCTGCTCCACCGGACAGCCAACGATGGCGTCGATGCTGCCGAGTCATTCGCGCGGGCTGAGTTCTTGCTCCACACCCTTGTCCAGTTCTGGCTTGTCGGGGATGACTTCTCGCCACTGCCCGTGCAGGCTTGCCAGGCGCTGGGCCTGCGGCTACCTTCTCGTGCTCGTGCTGAGTTGAGTGAGCGCCCACCATCACCAGGTCTGGGTGATGCAGTCAAGCTGCTTGTGATGTACCTCAACTGCTGTGATGGCCACATATTAGTGGATGGGGATGCACGCATGCTGTCTGAAGGAATACCAGTGTGGAGTGGCGTCTTGGATACACAGGCTGCCTTTTGGAATCCGTTGATACAGAGGCCTCTGTATCGCTTTGTGCTAAGAACATTTTTATTCTGCCCCGTTGGTGCTGCGATaaaaaatgcaatgcaagtcTTCTCCGTGTGGTTGGCATATATGGAGCCATGGAAGGTTACCCAGGAGGAGCTGGATGGTTATGGCAAGCAGCAAGCAGGGAAGGAGCAGGAGCTGCAAAAGTCCAACATGGTATACAGTTCATCGTGGAAGACATATGTTCTTTCAAATTACTTGTTCTACAGCTCCATGGTTGTGCATCTCCTGGGGTTTGCTCACAAGTTTATCCATTCTGATGTTGCCTCAGTGCTTCTAATGGTGTACAAG GTATTGGAAGTCTTGAGTTCCTCTCCCGAGCTATTGGACCTTCTGCGCAAAGTAGATGTTTCTTATCATACTGGACTAGTTGAGTCATCCCCACCATATGATGATGTACTGAAGTATGTGCCATCTATCCGTGAACAGCTAAAG GACTGGGAGGATGGTTTGTCAGAAACTGATGCAGATGGGTCATTCTTGCATGAGCATTGGAACTCTGATCTAAGGCTTTTTAGTTATGATGAGAACGGTGCTTATAATCTTCTTCAG CTGCTTCTGATCCGAGCAGAGTCAGAGATACTACGTCTGTCAGGTGACACACAGCAAGCTCTCCAGACATTGGATTCTATCAAGTCCCAGATGAAAAGAGTCTTCCAGGGCCAGGTTGAAAGAATTCACGGGAATACCTCACTGGAGGAATTACATAATCAACAGCAGCAGATGCGTGGGGAAGTATTCACACCTAAGCATCCCAGTTCCGGGAAGAGTTCATGGGCTGATGTTAAATACAGAGGCGAGTGGATGAGAAGGCCCATCTCAGAGACGGAAGTGGCCTGGCTTGCAAGGATTCTGATCCGCCTTTCTGATTGGCTGAACGGTGCCCTTGGGCTTGACTGTGGTGATGCTGACGATAGCCCTGCCACTGCTAGCGCCACCTACATTCGTTTTGATGGCAATGAAGTGAACACAGTGGGCGGGCCGAAGGATGCTGCCAGAATGGCTGTTGTTGCTTTATGTTCAGTGATAGCTGTTGTGGGGCAAGCATTGCTGAAGTTCATGAGGTCACACAGGGTGAAGATCAATCTAAGAGTGTTTGCTTCGAAAAAGCTGCTGCCGGCTGCTGTTGTGCTGTATGCCGTGGTGGCTGTAACAAGGAATGCTTCAGGTTGA